The following coding sequences are from one Rissa tridactyla isolate bRisTri1 chromosome 14, bRisTri1.patW.cur.20221130, whole genome shotgun sequence window:
- the PRRC2B gene encoding protein PRRC2B isoform X1, with protein sequence MSDRLGQITKGKDGKSKYSTLSLFDKYKGKSIEAIRTTVIPRHGLQSLGKVAAARRMPPPANLPSLKSENKGNDPNIIIVPKDGTGWANKQDQPDQKSSSATAAQLQESLPQQGLQKSVSNLQKPTQSISQESTNSVPGGPKSWAQLNGKPAGQEGGSRASSRLLSFSPEEFPTLKAAGEQDKVGKEKGALDPSYGPGPSLRPQNVTSWREGGGRNITSATSLTASPAELGSKTSSTGDGAPSSVSASDPKEPSLRPAQPVRKGASQFMGNVYQPPTYHDMLPAFMCPQQPSETPASLDRGSFPLPQLRLEPRVPFRQYQMNDQDGKENRLNLSRPTRPLRQQIERAPRPTIINAENLKGLDELDTDADDGWAGIHDEVDYSEKLKFSEDEEEEETLKDGRQKWNSWDPRRQRQLSLSSADSADVKHTVEEGKNWGDSVGLSRSVRKVQDSQQPPRKLNGWSSTSEYQKPTLGSILRQQSLEDKEEKVPLRQKFVHSEISEAVERARRRREEEERRAREERLAACAAKLKQLDQKCKLAQKTSETQKHTENEDVRPPSTEKNAVQENSHAFRRATPEFHTQDVSVGYLEEETPAPAATAQSSSEEELREAPSPAQEFNKYQKSLPPRFQRQQQQQQQEQLYKMQHWQQQQVYPPPSHSHPQRTFYPPHPQMLGFDPRWMMMPSYMDPRMAQSRAPVDFYPSALHPSGIMKPMIQQDSIGGSSCRSEDQNCQAGQVERKSAPLDPVPVWGQESYTSLQSKGYSLSHQKQADMTMEGLHARNDSYSPPSGRPEGLSTQRDLFEERGEEYLSAFDKKAQADFDSCLSSQRIGQDLLFQHQETVQETSTSGNRHANLRCSPLEPDFIQAEKKPEYNGWDISHHQKPAETAAEVAEEVPRDEQSFNADPWKKEGANTKQPAEETTEWAPENRNTSGQHQEQMGRTRRSGPIKKPVLKALKVEEKEKEIEKVKLEGEDTSRPLKEKAAVQKVENESDDSTALLNSTRYLLDDKGSSQASLAREAEKSQEEEEEEEEEEKPERTWENKLCRESGDLPPTKRNNWIFIDEEQAFGGRGQGRGRGRGFREFTFRGRGTVVGSRGVYNNQRSSRGRGLREFNQPEDFPRGKPRRRIASETHSEGSEYEELPKRRRQRGSENSNEGSVLDREDSDLKKGDFKESWRSNKIYSDDHTSLDPKMRAPRAFGRSLPPRLSNSGYGRRGFMGKEPTQWQGRSGGAGWQEYSHTSPSDTFGSRQQSDREYIQDSYKHVDSFSSRVFDESHLDDKRHFFQEDYSADQENIENRPFRRRRPPRQDKPPRFRRLRQERESVGQWNPEEGVPNVLPSQWPGRPKLTTPEKSTISGRRSPELSYQNSSDHANEEWETASESSDFSERRERRDGVAESEGQLESGLGNGSLGEKRELAKRSFSSQRPIVDRQSRKTEPTGFVEQSVRTGVGAASRYDSQQNGTLIKSKRSPEEGGGLGNASGGSSHSIYSLDRASHGNSESAEGPGKKTEKEPKSTAQRASEKGEALSQFELSYGSTIIDNRVSNTAEENEVGSLAGEGFIEVLTKKQRRLLEEERRKKEQAAQAPAKARVLQSRIPPRFAKKQNGLCLEQSDVTVSGNSLGTEIWESNSPALSVQSPGSDSWSKPVNTFNGTESSTTEQGFKGSQGDSGIDLSAESRESSATSSQRSSPYGTLKPEEMNGAGLVDPKPDCQKEQVQKQSDKKDSDQGSGQNKEHKPGPIGNERSLKNRKGSEGTERLEGNIPPVNGVEIHVDSVLPVPPIEFGVNPKDSDFSLPPGSASGTAANPVTKLQDALASNAGLTQSIPILRRDHHLQRCIGLNPMSFPTADLTLKMESARKAWENSPSLPEQNSPGGAGSGIQPPSSVGASNGVSYSSFGGVSMPPMPVASVAPSASIPGNHIPPLYLDGHVFASQPRLVPQTIPQQQSYQQAAAAQQIPISLHTSLQAQAQLGLRGGLPVSQSQEMYSSIQPFRSQVYMHPSLSQPSTMVLTGGTALKPPYSAFPGMQPLEVVKTQSGSPYQPMNGSQTLVYEGQINQAAGMGASQMMDSQLTQLTMPVPGSQLPLPRYGSGQQPLILPQSIQLPQGQNLPVGAPRRILPPGSQPSVLATSRESSQMEMKGFHFSDGKQNMSSGGSVPAPHTYRIYSMNIVDSSISRPSSASPSGKPAGPAVSMGSVQGHYVQQAKQRVDENKANLGAVKLQETASTNQMKPVRTGAIKPQAVKVEESKA encoded by the exons ATGTCCGATCGTTTGGGGCAAATAACCAAGGGAAAGGATGGGAAAAGCAAGTATTCGACTCTCAGCCTGTTTGATAAGTATAAAGGAAAGTCAATAGAAGCTATCAGAACTACAG TTATACCTAGACATGGCTTACAGAGTCTTGGGAAAGTTGCTGCTGCTCGGCGCATGCCACCTCCTGCAAACTTGCCTAGCTTGAAGTCTGAGAACAAAGGAAACGACCCCAACATCATTATAGTACCCAAGGACGGTACAGGATGGGCAAACAAGCAGGATCAGCCAGACCAAAAGAG TTCCAGTGCGACggctgcacagctgcaggagtCGCTGCCGCAGCAGGGTTTGCAGAAATCTGTCTCCAATTTACAGAAGCCGACACAGTCAATCAGTCAGGAG agtacAAATTCAGTGCCAGGTGGACCAAAGTCATGGGCACAGCTGAATGGAAAGCCAGCAGGACAAGAAGGTG GTTCAAGGGCCTCAAGCCGACTGTTATCCTTCTCTCCCGAGGAATTTCCGACGCTGAAAGCAGCTGGCGAGCAGGACAAGGTTGGCAAAGAAAAGGGCGCCTTAGATCCGTCGTATGGGCCAGGACCAAGCCTCCGCCCCCAGA ATGTCACCAGTTGGAGGGAGGGCGGTGGGAGGAACATAACCTCTGCCACATCTCTGACCGCCTCCCCTGCTGAGCTGGGCAGCAAGACCTCTAGCACGGGAGATGGAGCCCCCTCCTCAGTGAGTGCCAGTGATCCGAAGGAGCCATCTCTCcgcccagctcagcctgtccgCAAAGGGGCTTCACAGTTCATGGGAAATGTCTACCAACCACCTACATACCATGACATGCTACCTGCTTTT ATGTGTCCACAACAGCCATCTGAGACCCCTGCATCGCTGGACCGAGGgtctttccctcttcctcagcTTCGGCTTGAGCCCCGGGTACCTTTCAGACAATACCAGATGAATGACCAGGATGG AAAAGAGAACAGGCTTAACCTGTCTCGCCCAACACGTCCACTTCGGCAGCAAATAGAGAGAGCACCTCGGCCCACCATTATCAATGCAGAGAACCTAAAGGGGCTGGATGAACTAGACACTGATGCAGATGACGGGTGGGCAG GCATTCATGATGAAGTGGATTACTCTGAGAAACTGAAGtttagtgaagatgaggaagaggaagaaactcTTAAAGATGGACGACAGAAGTG GAACAGCTGGGATCCCAGAAGGCAGCGACAGTTGTCCCTGAGCTCTGCAGACAGTGCAGATGTCAAACACACtgtggaggaaggaaagaattgGGGCGACTCTGTGGGCTTGTCCCGATCAGTCCGGAAGGTGCAGGATTCACAGCAGCCTCCGAGGAAGCTGAATGGCTGGAGCTCAACATCTGAATACCAG aaGCCCACCCTGGGAAGTATTCTCAGGCAGCAGTCCCTTGAggataaagaagaaaaggtgCCACTGAGACAGAAGTTTGTGCACTCTGAGATCTCAGAGGCTGTCGAGAGAGCCAGGAGGCGACGGGAAGAGGAAGAGCGGCGAGCCAGGGAGGAGCGTCTGGCAGCCTGCGCTGCAAAGCTGAAGCAACTTGATCAGAAATGCAAACTGGCTCAGAAAACCAGCGAGACCCAGAAACACACAGAGAATGAAGATGTGCGACCCCCAAGCACAGAGAAAAATGCTGTGCAGGAGAATAGTCATGCCTTCCGTAGAG caacCCCTGAGTTTcacacacaggatgtctctgttGGCTATCTGGAAGAGGAgactcctgccccagcagcaacagcccaaagcagcagtgaggaggagctcAGAGAAGCTCCCTCTCCAGCACAGGAATTCAACAAATACCAGAAATCTCTTCCCCCACGAttccagaggcagcagcagcaacagcagcag gagcagctgtacAAGAtgcagcactggcagcagcagcaagtctATCCtcccccatcccattcccatccccaacGGACGTTCTACCCGCCGCACCCCCAGATGCTTGGCTTTGATCCTCGATGGATGATGATGCCCTCTTATATGGACCCTCGCATGGCCCAGAGTCGTGCCCCTGTGGATTTCTACCCTTCAGCCCTTCACCCTTCAG GAATTATGAAGCCCATGATTCAGCAGGACTCCATTGGAGGAAGCAGTTGTCGGTCTGAAGATCAGAACTGTCAGGCAGGGCAGGTGGAAAGGAAAAGTGCTCCCTTGGACCCTGTGCCAGTGTGGGGCCAGGAGAGCTACACATCTCTGCAGAGCAAAGGATACTCCCTGTCACATCAAAAACAGGCTGACATGACCATGGAGGGGCTGCATGCCAG gAATGACAGTTACTCTCCTCCTTCTGGAAGGCCAGAGGGTCTGAGCACCCAGCGAGATCTCTttgaggagagaggggaggagtaCTTGAGTGCTTTTGACAAGAAGGCCCAAGCAGACTTTGACAGCTGCCTGTCGTCTCAGAGGATAGGCCAAGATCTCCTGTTTCAGCATCAGGAGACCGTGCAGGAAACTTCTACTTCTGGTAACCGCCATGCAAACTTGAGGTGTTCACCTCTGGAGCCTGATTTTATCCAAGCAGAGAAGAAGCCTGAATATAATGGTTGGGATATCAGCCACCATCAGAAacctgcagagactgcagcagAGGTTGCTGAAGAAGTGCCCAGGGATGAGCAGTCATTCAATGCTGACCCGTGGAAGAAAGAAGGAGCCAATACCAAACAGCCGGCTGAAGAGACAACGGAGTGGGCTCCTGAGAACCGGAACACCAGTGGTCAGCACCAGGAGCAAATGGGGAGGACACGGCGATCAGGCCCAATAAAAAAACCAGTCCTGAAAGCCCTCAaggtggaagagaaggagaaggagatcGAGAAGGTTAAACTGGAGGGCGAGGACACCTCGCGCCCACTGAAGGAGAAGGCAGCTGTTCAGAAAGTAGAAAATGAGTCAGATGATTCTACAGCCTTACTGAACTCCACACGCTATCTGCTGGATGACAAAGGTTCTTCCCAAGCCAGCCTTGCCCGAGAGGCTGAGAAATctcaagaggaagaggaggaagaggaggaggaagagaagccaGAAAGAACCTGGGAGAACAAGCTATGCAGAGAGTCTGGTGATCTACCTCCCACGAAAAGAAACAACTGGATCTTCATTGATGAGGAACAAGCCTTTGGTGGGAGAGGTCAGGGGCGTGGGCGAGGGAGAGGCTTCAGAGAGTTTACTTTCAGAGGCCGAGGCACTGTTGTGGGCAGCCGGGGAGTCTATAACAACCAGCGGAGTAGCCGAGGGCGAGGGCTTCGGGAGTTCAACCAGCCAGAGGACTTCCCCAGAGGCAAACCAAGGCGCCGGATTGCAAGTGAGACACACAGTGAAGGGTCAGAATACGAGGAGCTCCCCAAGCGTCGCCGGCAGAGAGGATCAGAGAACAGCAATGAAGGTTCTGTGCTGGACAGGGAGGACAGCGATTTGAAAAAGGGAGACTTCAAAGAATCTTGGAGGTCCAACAAAATCTATTCAGATGATCACACTAGTCTGGATCCTAAGATGAGGGCCCCGAGAGCTTTTGGGAGATCACTGCCACCAAGACTGAGCAACTCTGGCTATGGGCGAAGGGGTTTCATGGGTAAGGAGCCCACCCAGTGGCAAGGCAGGAgtgggggagcagggtggcaggagTACAGCCACACCTCTCCATCGGACACTTTTGGGAGCAGGCAACAGTCCGACAGGGAGTACATTCAGGATTCTTATAAACACGTGGATTCCTTCTCTAGCCGGGTTTTTGATGAGAGCCATCTGGATGACAAAAGGCACTTTTTCCAGGAAGATTACTCTGCGGATCAGGAGAACATAGAAAACAGGCCATTCAGGAGAAGGCGTCCCCCCCGCCAGGACAAACCACCAAGATTCAGGCGCCTCAGGCAAGAGAGGGAATCAGTCGGCCAGTGGAACCCTGAGGAGGGAGTCCCCAACGTGCTGCCCAGCCAGTGGCCTGGAAGACCCAAGCTGACCACCCCAGAGAAGAGCACCATCTCGGGCAGACGGTCTCCTGAGCTGTCCTACCAGAACTCATCCGACCACGCCAATGAGGAGTGGGAGACAGCATCTGAAAGCAGCGACTTCAGCGAGCGGCGGGAGAGGCGAGatggagttgcagagagcgaagGCCAGCTAGAGAGTGGCCTCGGGAACGGAAGcctgggagagaagagggagcTAGCAAAGAGGAGCTTCTCAAGCCAAAGGCCGATTGTTGACAGGCAGAGCCGCAAGACCGAGCCAACAGGGTTTGTGGAGCAGTCTGTCAGGACTGGTGTAGGAGCAGCTTCCAGATACGACAGCCAGCAGAACGGGACACTGATTAAAAGCAAAAG ATCTCCAGAAGAAGGAGGGGGCCTTGGCAACGCCAGTGGTGGGAGCAGCCACTCCATTTACAGCTTGGATAGGGCTTCCCATGGCAACTCGGAGAGTGCTGAGGGGCCAGgtaaaaagacagagaaggagCCCAAATCCACTGCGCAGAGAGCAAGCGAGAAGGGAGAGGCCTTGTCACAGTTTGAACTGAGCTACGGAA GTACCATCATCGATAATCGGGTGTCGAACACAGCGGAAGAGAATGAAGTAGGTTCTTTGGCAGGTGAAGGCTTCATTGAGGTTCTTACTAAAAAGCAGCGTCGTCTGCTGGAAGAGGAGCGAAGGAAgaaggaacaggctgctcag GCACCAGCTAAGGCCCGTGTCCTTCAGTCTCGCATTCCTCCTCGATTTGCTAAGAAGCAGAACGGCTTGTGCTTGGAGCAAAGTGATGTAACAGTGTCTGGAAACAGCCTGGGCACAGAGATCTGGGAGAGCAACAGTCCAG CTCTTTCCGTTCAGTCTCCTGGCAGTGACTCCTGGAGCAAGCCTGTAAATACCTTCAATGGTACTGAATCTAGCACCACTGAG CAGGGTTTTAAAGGCAGCCAGGGGGATAGTGGCATTGACTTGAGCGCGGAGTCTCGGGAATCCTCCGCTACCTCCTCTCAGCGCAGTTCTCCATATGGCACCCTCAAACCAGAGGAGATGAATGGGGCTGGCCTGGTCGACCCAAAGCCTGACTGCCAGAAGGAGCAAGTGCAGAAGCAATCTGATAAAAAG GATTCAGATCAAGGCTCAGGACAGAACAAGGAACACAAGCCTGGACCAATCGGCAACGAACGctccctgaaaaacagaaagggtTCGGAGGGAACGGAACGGCTGGAAGGGAATATTCCCCCTGTTAACGGGGTGGAAATTCACGTGGATTCTGTACTTCCTGTGCCACCCATTGAATTTGGAGTAAATCCTAAA gACTCTGACTTCAGCTTGCCACCTGGTTCTGCCTCTGGCACTGCAGCTAACCCAGTCACCAAATTGCAGGATGCCTTGGCCAGTAat GCAGGGTTAACGCAGTCCATTCCCATTCTACGAAGAGATCATCACCTCCAGCGGTGCATTGGCCTGAACCCGATGTCCTTCCCCACTGCAGACCTTACCCTTAAG ATGGAGTCTGCTCGTAAAGCTTGGGAAAACTCTCCTAGTTTACCAGAACAGAACTCCCCAGGAGGTGCAGGCTCAGGCATCCAGCCTCCTTCCAGTGTTGGAGCTTCCAACGGTGTCAGCTACAGCTCTTTTGGTGGAGTTTCTATGCCTCCTATGCCTGTGGCGTCCGTAGCACCTTCTGCATCTATTCCAG GTAACCATATTCCACCCCTGTATCTGGATGGCCATGTGTTTGCAAGTCAGCCCCGCCTGGTCCCTCAGACAATACCTCAGCAGCAAAGCTACCAACAG gctgctgctgctcaacAGATTCCCATTTCCCTCCACACATCCTTACAGGCCCAAGCTCAGCTTGGGCTGAGGGGTGGTCTGCCTGTTTCCCAGTCCCAGGAGATGTACAGCTCTATACAGCCCTTCAG GTCTCAGGTGTATATGCACCCCAGTCTGTCTCAACCCAGCACCATGGTCCTGACCGGAGGCACTGCTCTGAAGCCTCCGTATTCCGCCTTCCCAGGCATGCAGCCCTTGGAGGTGGTGAAAACCCAGTCTGGGTCCCCCTATCAGCCCATGAATGGAAGCCAGACGCTGGTTTATGAAGGCCAGATAAACCAGGCGGCTGGTATGGGAGCTTCCCAGATGATGGACTCTCAGCTTACACAG CTAACAATGCCTGTGCCTGGCTCCCAGCTTCCTCTGCCCCGCTACGGCTCTGGCCAGCAGCCCCTAATTCTACCACAGTCCATCCAGCTCCCTCAGGGGCAAAACCTTCCTGTAGGAGCTCCCCGAAGAATCCTCCCTCCTGGATCCCAGCCTTCTGTTCTTGCTACCAGCAGGGAG tCCTCCCAAATGGAAATGAAAGGGTTTCATTTCTCCGACGGTAAACAGAATATGTCCTCCGGAGGGTCTGTACCAGCACCACATACGTACAG AATTTACTCCATGAATATTGTCGACTCTTCGATTTCCAGGCCTAGCTCTGCCAGCCCAAGCGGGAAGCCGGCTGGACCAGCAGTTAGTATGGGCTCTGTGCAAGGACACTATGTACAGCAG GCAAAGCAGCGGGTGGATGAAAATAAAGCCAACCTGGGAGCAGTAAAGCTGCAAGAAACAGCTTCCACAAACCAGATGAAGCCAGTGCGCACAGGAGCGATCAAACCTCAGGCAGTCAAAGTGGAGGAAAGCAAGGCCTAG